One Pseudomonadota bacterium genomic region harbors:
- a CDS encoding beta-eliminating lyase-related protein — protein MRIREFRSDTMTLPTEAMRDAMRDAELGDDVCDEDPTVNRLQRLAADRLGLEAALFVPSGTFGNQCAIGVHTRPSDEVIVAETAHVVDHEAGAAGALFGVQIRAVEPRRAPYLTVEDISKRVRIDDDVHHPRTRLVVLENALADGSVMPLEAMREVRAFTRGVGIAVHLDGARLFNAALALGVEAAALAVEVDSVMFCLSKGLGAPVGSLLCGPAAFVSEAKRLRKRMGGGMRQVGVLAAAGILALGDGVARLHEDHDNAKLLARLLAEISRVRVDAAQVHTNLVFCSVEETADRTMSGLVEFLGDLGIATYPPGWWGLRFATSSRVDADDVRALAAAVREYLG, from the coding sequence ATGCGCATCCGCGAGTTCCGCTCCGACACGATGACGCTGCCGACCGAGGCGATGCGCGACGCCATGCGCGATGCCGAGCTCGGCGACGACGTCTGCGACGAAGATCCCACCGTCAACCGCCTGCAGCGGCTCGCCGCCGACAGGCTCGGGCTCGAGGCCGCCCTGTTCGTGCCGAGCGGCACGTTCGGGAACCAGTGCGCGATCGGCGTGCACACGCGGCCGTCCGACGAGGTGATCGTCGCCGAGACCGCGCACGTCGTCGATCACGAGGCGGGCGCGGCGGGCGCCCTGTTCGGGGTGCAGATCCGCGCCGTCGAGCCCCGGCGCGCGCCGTACCTCACGGTCGAGGACATCTCCAAGCGCGTGCGGATCGACGACGACGTGCACCACCCGCGGACGCGGCTCGTGGTGCTCGAGAACGCGCTCGCCGACGGCTCGGTCATGCCGCTCGAAGCGATGCGCGAGGTGCGCGCCTTCACCCGGGGCGTCGGGATCGCGGTGCACCTCGACGGCGCGCGGCTGTTCAACGCGGCGCTCGCCCTCGGGGTCGAGGCCGCGGCGCTCGCGGTCGAGGTGGACAGCGTCATGTTCTGCCTGTCCAAGGGGCTCGGCGCGCCGGTCGGGAGCCTCCTGTGCGGCCCGGCGGCGTTCGTCTCCGAGGCGAAGCGCCTGCGCAAGCGGATGGGCGGCGGCATGCGCCAGGTCGGCGTGCTGGCGGCGGCCGGCATCCTCGCCCTCGGGGACGGCGTCGCGCGCCTGCACGAGGATCACGACAACGCGAAGCTGCTCGCCCGGCTCCTCGCAGAGATCTCGCGCGTGCGCGTCGACGCGGCGCAGGTGCACACGAACCTCGTCTTCTGCTCGGTAGAGGAGACGGCGGACAGGACGATGTCCGGCCTCGTCGAGTTCCTCGGCGATCTGGGGATCGCGACCTACCCGCCCGGGTGGTGGGGCCTCCGGTTCGCGACGAGCTCGCGCGTGGACGCCGACGACGTGCGCGCGCTCGCCGCGGCGGTCCGCGAGTACCTCGGCTGA